A section of the Macaca thibetana thibetana isolate TM-01 chromosome 10, ASM2454274v1, whole genome shotgun sequence genome encodes:
- the RBPJL gene encoding recombining binding protein suppressor of hairless-like protein isoform X3 → MDTAGAADPSMPPNPLTHLSLPDRSEMQLQSEADRRSLPGTWTRSSPEHTTILRGGVRRCLQQQCEQTVRIVHAKVAQKSYGNEKRFFCPPPCVYLSGPGWRVKPGQDQAHQAGETGPTVCGYMGLDSASGSAAETQKLNFEQQPDSREFGCAKTLYISDADKRKHFRLVLRLVLRGGRELGTFHSRLIKVISKPSQKKQSLKNTDLCISSGSKVSLFNRLRSQTVSTRYLSVEDGAFVASARQWAAFTLHLADGRSSQGDFPPREGYVRYGSLVQLVCTLTGITLPPMIIRKVAKQCALLDVDEPISQLHKCALQFPGSPPGGGGTYLCLATEKVVQFQASPCPKEANRALLNDSSCWTIIGTESVEFSFSTSLACTLEPVTPVPLISTLELSGGGDVATLELHGENFHAGLKVWFGDVEAETMYRYGEPAVPGVRGAGRGGLLQRLALAARSHHNPSEPGALRRALLP, encoded by the exons ATGGACACTGCAGGGGCAGCAG ACCCCTCAATGCCTCCCAACCCTTTGACTCACCTGAGCCTGCCGGACAGATCAGAGATGCAACTGCAGAGCGAAGCCGACAGGCGGAGCCTCCCGGGCACTTGGACCAG GTCATCCCCAGAGCACACCACCATTCTGAGGGGAGGCGTGCGCAGGTGCCTGCAGCAACAGTGTGAACAGACTGTGCGGATCGTGCATGCCAAGGTGGCCCAGAAATCGTACGGAAATGAGAAGCG GTTCTTCTGCCCCCCGCCCTGTGTCTACCTCTCGGGGCCCGGATGGAGGGTGAAGCCAGGGCAGGACCAAG CTCACCAGGCCGGGGAGACGGGGCCCACGGTCTGCGGTTACATGGGACTGGACAGCGCGTCCGGCAGCGCCGCTGAGACGCAGAAGCTGAATTTCGAGCAGCAGCCGGACTCCAGG GAATTCGGCTGCGCCAAGACCCTGTACATCTCAGATGCAGACAAGAGGAAGCACTTCCGGCTGGTGCTGCGGCTGGTGCTGCGCGGGGGCCGGGAACTGGGAACCTTCCACAGCCGCCTCATCAAGGTCATCTCGAAGCCCTCGCAGAAGAAGCAGTCGCTCAAAAACACGGATC TGTGCATATCCTCCGGCTCAAAGGTCTCCCTCTTCAACCGCCTGCGCTCTCAGACAGTCTCCACACGCTACCTCTCTGTGGAGGACGGGGCCTTTGTGGCCAGTGCGCGACAGTGGGCTGCCTTCACACTCCACCTGG CTGATGGGCGTTCTTCCCAAGGAGACTTCCCACCGCGAGAGGGCTACGTTCGCTATGGCTCCCTGGTGCAGCTCGTCTGCACGCTCACCGGCATCACTCTACCTCCCATG ATCATTCGTAAAGTAGCCAAACAGTGTGCGCTCCTTGATGTGGATGAGCCCATCTCCCAGCTGCACAAGTGTGCATTGCAGTTTCCTGGCAGTCCCCCAGGAGGGGGTGGCACCTACTTATGCCTTGCCACAGAGAAGGTGGTGCAGTTTCAG GCTTCTCCCTGCCCCAAGGAGGCGAACAGGGCTCTGCTTAATGACAGCTCTTGCTGGACCATCATCGGCACCGAGTCGGTGGAATTTTCCTTCAGCACCAGTCTGGCGTGTACCCTGGAACCGGTCACTCCGGTGCCTCTCATCAGCACCCTAGAG CTGAGTGGCGGGGGCGACGTGGCCACGCTGGAGCTCCACGGAGAGAACTTCCATGCGGGACTCAAGGTGTGGTTTGGGGACGTGGAGGCGGAA